In Atopobium sp. oral taxon 416, the genomic stretch TACATGATCGTCCTGGCACAGAGGCATGACCCCTCCATAGCCGGGGCTTTCGATGCCATACGGCCGAACAACCCTCTCTGCGATGAGCTGGGCAAATGCTTGGGAGAGCCCTTCGACAGACAGAGATGGCGGGAGCTTTCGAGCAACACGAGCCTATTCAAGCTCACGTGGAAGCAATCGTTCCCCGTCCGCAAAGGCGAGGTACAGACATTCTATGGAGCTTTGCTAGGGGGAGATCTTACATGAACGTTTATTTATTAGAATAATCTGGTTGGCCTTGCACCGTTGGCCCGCTGCACCACTGAGGGGGATATCTTGATTGCCGGAATACATCAGCCATACTTCATGCCGTACCTTGGTTACTGGCAGCTGATAAACGTGGTCGATGTCTTTGCGTCCGCAGACAACTACAACTTTATCAGGGGAGGCTGGATACACCGGAACAGGATTCTGCGCCAGGGCAACATATGCTACTTCAACGTCACCATAAGCCACATGTCTCAGAACAGGTATATCTGTGACCACATGATTAAGCCTCTTGACGTGGGGGAGAGGCTTGGTATCCTGCGCGAGTACTATCGCAAGGCCCCCAACCTCGAGACGGGCCTGGACGTCATGCGCGATGCCTTGACCTGTGACACCCTTAACCTGGCGGATTTCCTATTTCATACCATCTCGGTTGTCTGTACCTACCTCGGCATCACTACGCGATTGGTGAAGACGTCTGACTATCCGCAGGATCCTACCTTGCGCAAGGAGGGTAGGATCTTCGATTACTGCAGGCAGCTGGGGGCTGACACCTACTACAACGCCATCGGGGGGCGGGAACTCTACACTTTTGACAGCTTCAGAGAGCATGGCCTGGCCCTCGGCTTTCTGGAATGCATCCCCGTCGCCTATCGGCAGCAAGCCCAGGAGTTTGTGCCTCGCCTCTCCATTATCGACGTCATCATGAACACCTCCCAGAAAGAGTCACAGGATATGCTTGCAAGCTGCAGGATCATCACGGAGCGCAACTAGCTCATGGGCGAACGGTACATTGACGTCTCCTATGACGAGGACAACGGCATCCGGTTGGGTGACGCCTTCAGGGTCGTGGGCAAGCATCTGCTCGTGTGCCTGCTAGCGGCTGCCACCTTGGGGATGCTCACCTTCGCGTACACGACGAGGCAGATTACCCCGCACTACCAGTCTTCCTTCACGGTGTATATCACCAACCGTCCTGCCAACCAGCAGGTGGCCACGGAGTCTCCCACCACTAACTACCTGAGCAGTGGTGACGTCGACGCCTCGAGCGCCCTGGCAAACACATACGCCTTCATCTTCGAGAGTAGTGAGATGGTCTCGAGGGCCGTCAAGGGCGCGGGCCTGGACGGCTATGATTCTCGGATACTCGATGGCACGCTTGTCGCCACCAAAGTCGAGCAGAAGACTCCCCTCGTGACCGTGACCGTGACAGCCGATTCCCCCCAGGATGCCTATGACATTGCGGTGTCCCTTATCGATATCGCACCAGACTACATCTCGGGTATCATCAAGGAGAGCTCAATGGCGGTAGTGGAGTCGCCAAGGGTGAGTACTACGCAGAGCTCGCCCTCCCTCCTGCTCAACACGGTGGCCGGCTCCCTCGTTGGGTTTGTAGTGGCGGCTCTCGTTGTCGTGGGTAAGGACGGCAAGAACAAGAACGTCGGGAGCAAGGAGGAGTTGAAGGAGCGCTTTGGGATACCCTCCGTCGTCGACGTTGGCGAGCTCTTGCCCCTGCTGCCGCGCCATGCCTCACGCACGATTGGAGTGATGGACGTTGACGGCAAGGGTTTGGCCGCATCGAATGCCATCGCGCTTGCGACGTCGTTTGCTGCGAGGGGCGCGCGGGTTCTCCTCATCGACTGTGATGTCAGTAGCGATGCCTGCAGCAAGGCGCTGGGGGCGAGACGGTTCGGCGGGCTGACGGATCTTCTCCTCAAGCATGGCCAGGCCTCCGAAGTCGTGCAGGAGGTAGGACAGGGGATTGACTTCCTTGCGTCGGGAAGGCCGATTGACGGCTTTGGAAGGCGCGTCCAGGATGAGCGCATGGCGTTGCTGCTTAGGGGGTTCGAAAAGAGCTACGACTATGTCGTTGCGGTCGTCCCCTCCGCTCTCTCAGATGACAGCGCCTTGGTCTTGGCGGACTTGTTCGGCAAGGTCTTTCTCTCGGTCTGTGCGGGAAAGACGAGGAAGGCCGACGTTGCCGAGACGCTGAGGCGCCTGCGGCTCGCAGACGTGCAGATTGTCGGCTTCATATACGGCGAGCGTCACCAGCGTGCCGGACACGTACCCTTACACCAGCGCTAGCCATGGCGGATGGTATGCACAGCGCTGGTGTCGAGCTACGATCATCACCCAGGAGGATGGAGGGTGCGGGTCGGTGGCTGACCATGCGCCGTCTGAGGGATGTCTGGATTGGGAGGAAGAGCGGGACCCTGATCTGGGGTGAGGCGTGCCTGCTGGCAACCTTTGGGTTCCTGCGTGATATCCTCGGCGCCCCAGCGATGATTACTTATCTTTTCGACGTCATCAATGTGTTCCTCTTCGTCGCTATCCTCGTGCGGAAGAAGTACGACAACAACGGGAGGTACTATCGTTCTGCTTTTGCACTCGTACTGGTGTTCCTGTTCCTTACGCTGCTAAGAGCCCTCACGGTTGGTGGTTCTGCGGTGCTGTATCTGTGGGGCCTCAGGAATACGTTCCGGTTCTATGTGTTCTTCACCTGCTGCGTGGCACTTTGGGGCGCTCGGGATGTCCTGCGTATATCTGACTTCCTCAAGGTCCTCTTCTTCCTGAACGTGCCCCTCTGCATGCTCGAATACGCCATGGGTTACTCCGGGGACTACATCGGCGGCTCCTTTGGCGTGCAGCAGGGGGGTAACGGTTATCTCAACATCCTGCTCGTCATCACGACGACCATCTATGTTACGGAGTATCTGGCAGGAAGGACGTCCATCTTCAAGCTCTCATTAGTGCTTGCCCTATCCTTCTATATGATGGCCGTCGCGGAACTCAAGGTATACTTCCTTGAACTGATGATTGTCGTGTTCGTGGCGACCCTCAGCGAAAGCCTGACCGTGCGTTCGCTGACCCTTGCCCTTGTTATGCTGGCGGGCATTATCGTCGGTCTGTATATCATGCAGTTCTTCTTCAGTGGCTCGGGCATCGACTTCTTCACAAGTGACGCGCTGGCGGCCTACATGGGAGACGCAGGCTACACAGGCACAGGTGACCTCAGTCGCATGAATGCACTGTCGCGTATCACGTCGATGTTTTTCTCGGGAGAC encodes the following:
- a CDS encoding WbqC family protein, which encodes MIAGIHQPYFMPYLGYWQLINVVDVFASADNYNFIRGGWIHRNRILRQGNICYFNVTISHMSQNRYICDHMIKPLDVGERLGILREYYRKAPNLETGLDVMRDALTCDTLNLADFLFHTISVVCTYLGITTRLVKTSDYPQDPTLRKEGRIFDYCRQLGADTYYNAIGGRELYTFDSFREHGLALGFLECIPVAYRQQAQEFVPRLSIIDVIMNTSQKESQDMLASCRIITERN